In the Candidatus Angelobacter sp. genome, one interval contains:
- the msrP gene encoding protein-methionine-sulfoxide reductase catalytic subunit MsrP, whose product MASIIVHPDWRISERLVTPEKAFLNRRDFLRRAGLTGAGLLAVPLSRQARADSAAPASPARTNGVAASITPSKNFPAPRNGEFNPNRALTSEKVAGHYNNFYEFSLGKDVYRYVDKFVTAPWPVQVGGLVEKPMTLDATELVDMFGLEERVYRMRCVEAWAMIVPWTGFQFSRLIEKVVPKPEAKFVRFETFNRPDQSPGMAEAPNYPWPYFEGLRLDEAMNPLTMMVTGIYGKPLPKQHGAPIRMVVPWKYGYKSIKSVVKIEFITKQPRTFWETLQPEEYPFESNVNPNVPHPRWSQATERIIDTGDRVKTLLYNGYGKYVAQLYSRA is encoded by the coding sequence ATGGCCAGCATCATCGTTCATCCGGATTGGCGCATTTCGGAACGGCTCGTGACCCCGGAAAAGGCATTCTTGAATCGTCGAGATTTCCTCCGACGGGCCGGCCTCACGGGCGCGGGATTGCTGGCAGTTCCGCTGTCCCGCCAGGCCCGGGCGGATTCGGCCGCCCCCGCATCCCCGGCCCGAACCAACGGCGTCGCCGCTTCAATCACTCCCTCGAAAAACTTCCCCGCGCCGCGCAACGGCGAGTTCAATCCCAACCGGGCGTTGACCAGTGAAAAGGTCGCGGGTCACTACAACAATTTTTACGAGTTCAGTCTGGGCAAGGACGTGTATCGTTATGTGGACAAATTCGTCACTGCTCCGTGGCCGGTGCAGGTCGGCGGACTGGTGGAAAAACCCATGACCCTCGACGCGACGGAACTCGTGGATATGTTCGGACTGGAAGAGCGCGTTTACAGAATGCGATGCGTCGAGGCGTGGGCAATGATCGTGCCGTGGACCGGATTCCAGTTTTCCAGACTCATCGAAAAAGTTGTTCCGAAACCGGAGGCGAAATTCGTCCGGTTCGAGACCTTCAACCGCCCGGACCAGTCTCCCGGAATGGCCGAGGCGCCGAATTATCCGTGGCCGTATTTCGAGGGTCTGCGCCTTGACGAGGCGATGAATCCGCTCACGATGATGGTCACCGGCATTTATGGCAAACCCCTGCCCAAACAACATGGCGCGCCCATCCGGATGGTGGTTCCGTGGAAATACGGGTACAAGAGCATCAAGTCCGTGGTGAAGATCGAATTCATCACGAAGCAACCGAGAACTTTCTGGGAGACGTTGCAACCGGAGGAATACCCGTTCGAATCGAACGTGAACCCGAACGTGCCCCATCCGCGCTGGTCGCAGGCCACCGAGCGGATTATTGACACGGGTGACCGCGTAAAGACTCTGCTTTACAATGGATACGGAAAATACGTCGCGCAGCTTTACTCCAGGGCTTGA